In Procambarus clarkii isolate CNS0578487 chromosome 60, FALCON_Pclarkii_2.0, whole genome shotgun sequence, one genomic interval encodes:
- the LOC123766931 gene encoding uncharacterized protein, protein MKAVVIILVVQTCVWAQYIRDDGMPIIFGADGDSNLAKASGPIVVSPHSTQQQQQQQQQQQRSQVVRPQLQQVVQPATPQQHFFDLPPVQPVPPSVLVAQPLQPTFPEISTQFALSPAPLCDAFDKPLVDEVESGRAYHLSWCHDSGRTYTWEHASRYCAALGHGFQALSIETQPEQHFIATIIVKHYIQDIWTSGNKVNSRYWSWLSGAAMSYTNWSRTGRRGVPQPDNTDGNEDCLAVFNNHFNDGVVWHDSSCFLQRRVICEARQFYGA, encoded by the exons ATGAAAGCGGTAGTCATCATATTAGTGGTCCAGACATGTGTTTGGGCCCAGTACATACGGGACGATGGTATGCCCATTATCTTCGGCGCTGACGGTGACAGTAACTTGGCCAAAGCTTCAGGTCCTATTGTGGTGTCCCCACACTCgacccagcagcagcaacaacaacaacaacaacaacaacgctcCCAGGTGGTTCGGCCACAATTGCAGCAAGTGGTGCAACCagccacaccccagcaacacttcTTTGATCTTCCACCGGTTCAGCCAGTCCCACCCTCAGTCCTGGTGGCACAGCCTCTACAGCCGACCTTCCCAGAGATCTCGACACAATttgctctgtctcctgcacctttGTGTGATGCCTTCGACAAGCCTCTA GTTGACGAGGTAGAGTCCGGGAGGGCGTACCACCTGTCGTGGTGTCACGACTCTGGGCGGACCTACACCTGGGAACACGCGTCGCGTTACTGTGCTGCTCTGGGTCACGGCTTCCAGGCCCTCAGTATAGAGACCCAACCTGAACAACACTTTATAGCCACTATCATCGTTAAAC ATTACATCCAGGACATCTGGACTAGCGGAAACAAGGTGAACTCGAGGTACTGGTCGTGGTTGTCAGGCGCTGCGATGTCTTATACGAACTGGTCTCGCACTGGCAG AAGGGGCGTGCCTCAGCCGGACAACACGGACGGTAACGAGGACTGTCTGGCCGTCTTCAACAACCACTTCAACGATGGAGTAGTTTGGCACGACTCGAGCTGTTTCTTGCAGAGGCGCGTCATCTGTGAAGCACGCCAGTTTTACGGAGCATAA
- the LOC123766978 gene encoding uncharacterized protein gives MWTYFAALPLTDKIWLIVLMPLMLDMLWRFLKTQSLTRWKLALFAVMALQAFMFAIFFTRSEEELKRVNVTMRSPLKFTWMIFRNLTLFDLIIVVFMTEFMVRVMNGIYTKLKTMGLKWTVFTMLSIIGVMGVIITKLPLIELISTIYPRLSISELLWTLYTTLSLLELMSVLIMIMTSVKIMWTIITATSLMNLIWTVITAVLLIGLTEVVYKSMTFTEKMSVIFTTASMIRLLWLTFTTVVVTDILTSFTWPLVRAAGVTVAALSMVKLTWNIFSTLLIITNDFGDESKIKLRIIVAHLFYGRKVYQTFFRHFVHF, from the coding sequence ATGTGGACGTACTTCGCGGCGCTGCCCTTGACGGATAAGATATGGTTGATCGTCTTGATGCCGCTTATGTTGGATATGTTATGGAGGTTCTTGAAGACGCAGTCACTGACGAGGTGGAAGCTGGCGCTCTTCGCGGTCATGGCTCTACAGGCGTTTATGTTCGCAATCTTCTTCACTCGGTCCGAGGaggagctgaagagagtgaaCGTCACCATGCGGTCGCCGCTGAAGTTCACCTGGATGATCTTCAGAAACCTAACACTGTTTGATCTGATAATAGTCGTCTTCATGACGGAGTTTATGGTCCGGGTGATGAATGGGATCTACACCAAGCTGAAAACAATGGGGCTCAAGTGGACTGTCTTCACAATGCTCTCAATAATAGGGGTAATGGGGGTGATTATCACGAAGCTACCGTTGATAGAGTTGATATCGACAATCTACCCGAGGCTGTCGATATCAGAGTTGTTGTGGACGCTGTACACAACGCTGTCGTTATTGGAATTGATGAGTGTGCTCATCATGATCATGACATCGGTGAAGATTATGTGGACGATCATCACGGCAACATCACTGATGAACTTGATATGGACGGTGATAACGGCAGTACTGTTGATAGGGTTGACGGAGGTGGTCTACAAGAGCATGACCTTCACGGAGAAGATGTCCGTGATCTTCACGACGGCGTCTATGATTAGGTTGTTATGGTTGACCTTTACCACAGTGGTAGTTACGGATATATTGACCTCCTTCACCTGGCCTCTGGTGAGGGCCGCGGGTGTCACCGTAGCGGCGCTCTCGATGGTCAAGTTGACGTGGAACATCTTTTCAACGCTATTAATAATAACAAACGATTTTGGCGACGAATCCAAGATTAAACTTCGGATTATTGTTGCTCATTTGTTCTACGGAAGAAAAGTTTATCAAACTTTCTTTCGGCACTTTGTTCATTTTTAA
- the LOC138353835 gene encoding glutamine-rich protein 2-like, with amino-acid sequence MSAGKLDMKGNVQDKPDMKGNVQDKPDMKGNVEDKLDMKGNVEDKPDMKGNVQDKPDMKGNVQDKPDMKGNVEDKLDMKGNVEDKPDMKGNVEDKPDMKGNVQDKPDMKGNVQDKPDMKGNVQDKQDMKGNVQDKPDMKGNVQDKPDMKGNVQDKPDMKGNVQDKPDMKGNVQDKPDMKGNVEDKPDMKGNVQDKPDMKGNVQTKPDMKGNVEDKPDMKGNVQDKLDMKGNVQDKQDMKGNVQDKPDMKGNVQDQLRHEG; translated from the coding sequence ATGTCTGCTGGCAAGCTGGACATGAAGGGTAATGTCCAGGACAAGCCAGACATGAAGGGTAATGTCCAGGACAAGCCAGACATGAAGGGTAATGTCGAGGACAAGCTGGACATGAAGGGTAATGTCGAGGACAAGCCAGACATGAAGGGTAATGTCCAGGACAAGCCAGACATGAAGGGTAATGTCCAGGACAAGCCAGACATGAAGGGTAATGTCGAGGACAAGCTGGACATGAAGGGTAATGTCGAGGACAAGCCAGACATGAAGGGTAATGTCGAGGACAAGCCAGACATGAAGGGTAATGTCCAGGACAAGCCAGACATGAAGGGTAATGTCCAGGACAAGCCAGACATGAAGGGTAATGTCCAGGACAAGCAAGACATGAAGGGTAATGTCCAGGACAAGCCAGACATGAAGGGTAATGTCCAGGACAAGCCAGACATGAAGGGTAATGTCCAGGACAAGCCAGACATGAAGGGTAATGTCCAGGACAAGCCAGACATGAAGGGTAATGTCCAGGACAAGCCAGACATGAAGGGTAATGTCGAGGACAAGCCAGACATGAAGGGTAATGTCCAGGACAAGCCAGACATGAAGGGTAATGTCCAGACCAAGCCAGACATGAAGGGTAATGTCGAGGACAAGCCAGACATGAAGGGTAATGTCCAGGACAAGCTGGACATGAAGGGTAATGTCCAGGACAAGCAAGACATGAAGGGTAATGTCCAGGACAAGCCAGACATGAAGGGTAATGTCCAGGACCAGCTAAGACATGAAGGGTAA